AAGCCTTCTCAACCATCACGACGTCAATAGAGATAGAccttggtagattatgctcaaAACATTGCCTTTTTTTATTAGCGTAGCTATGCCGTTGGTGAGTTACAATAGTAATCATTATAGCGAATCTGTAAATTCCAAAACTGCCGTATAATATCGCGAAATTTTCGacttaaaatgttcatggaaaTGACTGTAAAAACATTTCATTGGTCAAATGACGTTAAGTACTGAGGCTTGGATCTCTGCTTTTTGAGCAAAttggcaaaaataaaatttggCACCCCCTGAAAAAACGTTTTAAACTTACGCAAGAGAAGTGTagaaatccaattagtgaccctaaggtcaagtggttcctcCTTTCTCTGATGCTAAACTAGCAATTCaattggagtggcctaattcAAGAGCCTCCAAACAATGTCCAGAGCTCCCAAATGTCCATATAGTCCCAGACTTGATGCAGTTGCCGTCTTCAGTGGAGAGaacgaaataattatagcaagctGCTCGAGTATGAACAATTAGATTTCGGACGAAGGTTTAAGCTGTACAAGTATATTATTTTACCTCAAATGACAAGGCACACTAGGGGTGGGTACATCATGCTTTTAAAGTGCGTCAACATTCACTGATTTAATACAAGAATAGTGtgacattttcgaggcacttaaattttgtggaatggcctGGCCTCTAAAAGaatttcgttgaataaatttcGTGGATTACCTACTGGAAGCATTCCAAGGTCACGTCTTTAATCTTTGATTAAACAACAATTTGCatgctaacccacaaaaacaGCGGTAAATTAACCATACTGTAAATTCTTTTGTTGTACTTAAAATTACACTAGACTCTAATTATACCTCAGGATTTGGTTTGACGATCTGTTCAAGTAGGTCAGATCTCGGCAGAATTTAACTGCTGTAGTATGTACTGTTATAAGACATGCATCATGTTTGCAATGCTGCTGAACAATTAAAGTGTGTCCAAAATTATATATGCCTGCATATGTGCCCACCCCCTaatgcacacacccccacagctAACAGAGTGTGAGAAACAACTACAGCAAAGCAAATTAAGTTGAAAcaatttttaataattataatagtggcagatttataattatgataacacTGATTTTACTAATGTGaatctacgtacatgtataattatttatagtggAATGGTTCGGAACAGTTTATTGCGCTGCGCGCAGCAATAAAAATGTCTGCTgaaattgctataattatgattataattagcaGTGAATGACTGAGACAGAATACGTAAAGAGGTAATTTCATGACTATAAGTGTGACTAGTGTGTATAAAAGCACAAACATTGCACAAAGTTGGtaaacacaaaataattagaATGAATGCATAGTGTTAGTGAGACACTAACAGCATCAAAAACTATTCATTGGTGTTAGTGAGACACTAATAACGATCAAATAACGATCAAAAACAAACTATTCATAAGGCCATACATCTGATGACGTAAAATTGTGTGCTATTGTGTTCAACTTTGAACTTATTTTCTCGATAAATTTGATGCGTTCACTCTTTCGTACATCATCCATCAAGATCGATCCATATTCAATTGGTTCAAATTCTGCAGGGAGGCTAAGTGTTTCAAGAGTCTTGTTGTCATCTTGTAGTGCACTGATCAGTCTTAGAGCTCCCACATGCCCAATTTGTTTGTTGTGTGAAAGGCAAAGCATTTTTAATGAAGTGTTTACTGCAAGCATTGAAGCCAGAGCAGCAGCTCCATTCATATTGATGGGATTACAGCGAAGATCCAATCCAAGGAGAGTTCGATTTTCCTCCAGCCCATTGGACAGCAGTTCAGCTGCTTCACCATCGATTGAACAATTATTAATTCCTAACGTTTTTAAAGATGAGTTAGTAGAAAGAGCAACAGAAAGCATTTCTACTACTTCTGTTGAGAGATTGTTGAAAGAAAGCTCCAAATGGGTAAGAAACTTCGAAAAAGCAACGGTGCTAATCAGTAATTGAAGGGACTCATTCTCAAAAATGTTTTGTGTAAAATACAATGTAAACTCAGACTGAGATCGTGAACTCAAATATTTACATAATCCAACCATATCAGAGGATGAGATGACAGTCGTTTGGATTCCAATGTGAACAAGGTTAGGGTGAAAAGGAAATAGACTTTCAAACATTGATGCTACATTACAAGACACATTTGAAGTTATTGTAAATTGTTTCAATTCCGTTAGCCGGCCATCACATAAAATATCTTGAACAACAGAACCAACAGGTTCACATGCCGTAATTATCAGTCGATAGATGGAAAAGATATGTTTGGGAAGGGAAAAGAACAATTTAAGGTTATCCACAGAGGCATCCCTAATCACTAGTCCCCATATGTGGCCCTGGTAAAACTCATCGGGATTGAAAAAGAGAGATGATAAATTTTGTAGACTGATGTTTAGATACCAACGGCAATTGCTGGAGCGAAGACAATACACTAGGGCATGTAGGTCAAGTGATGTACTTGTTAGGGCAGGACAATAACTCACAGTCTCATTTCCCAAGAACTTGCATACATTCTTGGGGGATTGTGTCTCATACAACAAGTGCAAGTGAAATGTTGAGAGATATAGAATATCCGAGTCTGGAAGCTGAAGACAGTGCAGAACACTGTTGTTTAATCCAACCAGAAAGGTGATAAGCATAGAAAATTGTGGATCTTTGCTGTGAACTTCCAAAAACAATTCTTGCACTTGAGATGGTTGTCTTGAGAGATGGTAAGCTGCTAGGAACTCCTGGATTGTGAAATGGAGGAAGCTGTGGGTTACAGTGGTACCAGTATTTATGGTGAGTTCAGTTGAGGACTGCATGAGACCCAGGAAATCAAAACACTCGTACAAAGCTGCTTCTGAATTGGTGAACGTGACTTGAACAGTCAGCTTGGTGAAGCTCATGAAAGCTAGTAGGCAAAGCTGATGGAAATCGGTTTGTACTGGTTCGGGCAAACTACTAAGATAGACAACGCTGACATGGTTAAGATCGGgatttacatgtaccttcatgTAGCGGAGCAAAAGGCCCTCAACAAGAGCTGTGTAGAGCTGGGTCAACGTGCTAGGGATAACTTGCCGAGAGCGATGAAATTGCTTGTAGATCTGAACGACAAAAGCGGCATTCAGTGGTATGTGCATGATGGACTCCAGCTGAGGGTGGGAGCGGAGGTACTCCATGAACTCTGTCTTTTCCTCCTCTGTGAAAGCATGTGAAATGTACCTCAATATGTCATCTCTCGTGAATCCTAAGATTTCTACCTGTCGAGAAATCTGTTCGCCACACTTTTCCTCAAGTGTCTGCACAGCCCAGGGTCTACTGGTTACTATGATGGTAACTTTGGGAAGAGATTCACCTTGAAGCAAGTTAGAAAGAGGCATGCCATCAGCTAAACAAGAAGCTGGAAGCTCGTCTATTCCTTCCATCAGGATGAGAATGCCTTTTCCGCTACTAGAAACAGCTGACCTTGCAACTTCTTTGGAAAAATCAGCATCTTCTGAGAAGAAGAGATTGCTGAGTTTAGTTGcttctctcactcttgtatCACGCATGCGCAACAAAACAACCAGATCATACTGCTGATAAATCTTCCCTTTGGCCCACTTTCTACAAAACTTCCATGCAAAAGTCGACTTGCCTATTCCTGGGACCCCTTGAATGATTATGGCCCTTGGTAGTGAGCCATCTTTTTCAGTTAAAAGGTCTTCCATTGAAATGGGATTCATGCTATTGTTTTGCATATACTCATCAATCGATTCGGATCTATTTAGCTTACACGATGCTAAATTAAAGCAATCTTTTTCAATTTCAATAGTAGCTAGCTTGATGATCTTTTTACAAGGAGCAGGAGGCCATTTTCCTTTGGTGGGGAGCTTTGATCGAAGGTACACATCTCTTAGGTAAGTTGCATATTTTCCAATAGTTGATGTGGGTGGAGGCATGTGCACGGTGGAAGAGGATTGAGAGTCGGTAGAGTACTTGCCTATTAagagatgataattattatgaaagcATAAATTATAAATATAGGTGGCTTCACAAGACAGTTTGCCAACCAAGCATGCTGAATTCAAGCATACATACCGTACTCAAGTGAATTAAGGACTGGgtccttcaattattgctgattcagctaaaacgaagctccgcccacgcTTTTTACCAGCAATTGTGCATAAAAATGGATCTCAAACTGCTTAAATCTTTAGCTCTAATTCCGGAGTCCTAAACGCTCCTTGAAGCACttactttttagtgtagtagctAGTTCTAAGGCTAGTACAAACAGTAATATTCGGAAGGAGCTGTTTCTTCAACTAAAGGTGAGATATTCTATAAAACATAGTTTTCTAGCTTAattttttacatgtaaaagctaataacttactctacGTAGTGCAGACGGCTCCTTACGAatattactgtgtgtactagcctTAGAACTAACTACTACACCAACAGTAATATTCGGAAGGAGCTGTTTCTTCAACTAAAGGTGAGATATTCTATAAAACATAGTTTTCTAGCTTAattttttacatgtaaaagctaataacttactctacGTAGTGCAGACGGCTCCTTTCGAatattactgtgtgtactagccttagaactaactactacactaaaaagtcAGTGCTTCAAGGAGCGTTTAGGACTCCGGAATTAGAGCTAAAGATTTAAGCAGTTTGAGATCCATTTTTATGCACAATTGCTGGTAAAAAgcgtgggcggagcttcgttttagctgaatcagcaataattaaaggACCCAGTCCTTAATTCACCTgagtattactagaatgttttgcaagcattaAACATAGTTTGCGAGCATTGATCCCTTTGGCTAAAATAAGTACTGGTaattacacacgatccttgccagaacgtaATAGCaagatcgcaaagggttaattttctgctgatttagctcaATCGCAAACGTTTTTCATCAGCAAGCATACAAATTATTATGGGGCACCGTTAGTCTAAAATTAAATTATCATGTTGCATGACTGTTCGTGTATTTGAATTTTCATCATAGACAATAATACGACTTCTATACAATTAATCACTCGAGGACGTTTTGAGCTCAAGATTTGGTGGTTTTGCGGATTGCATCTTGGTAGAAACAGAGCACTGACGTGCTAAATCCCTGGCGATAACGTCTCACAACTATAGAGTGTTGTGAAAATCAGTTGGAAACCTATAGCAGCAACTAACACAGGGCAATACAATTAAAACTATACCAGATTATTACTCCTTGATTTCAAGTGCATACTGCAGTTTTTGTACTCTGATTTAATCAAATATTATGCGAAGGTAACTATTACTTCGAATTGCTTTGAACTAGCTAGCTTGCACAGTGCATAGTAGTATAGTAGTGGCATGTCCATCTGGAAAGACTCTTTTGATACTGTTAtctgtctgatcatgctgagagtaTATGTGAGAATGAGGTGGACTTGGActcattacccgaggcgcgtgggcggccatgGGTATTAGTAGTCTGTCagtttgtctgtctgtttgtttgtgatttctgagtctgctcacctggatgccatggCGCTGCCTTTACGTTCGAAACAGATTCTAGCTTTATTATCGAATAAAAGCTAAGTGCAAAACTTCCTTAGCTACTATACTTccttagctctgacagccaacCCTAGAGGTGGGCTATGTTGTGTATCAAGAATACagtaactcctactcttcccattAGTACCTagccagggtttcatctagtggggggggggggggcggcGGCATGAAATAGGGGGTatggtcaacaaatgtgggagtggcccAAACATTTTGCcaaaccttccccccaaacTTTGAAATCCTGCagtagctatgagatgtttaTCTAGctttgtttttgaagcttgatcttagcATCTTCGTTGCCGTATTTGCAATTATCTTACTAAAAGTGGTCATCACCAGTGCGACTAATGAATAttattaagctaattagttttttggacaTTGAACTTCATTTTATATAGATCATTTTTATGTAGCATAAACTGTATAGTGCAGCAGTATAAACATTTATGATGGTGTTGAGAGCcagacccgggccttaagtgcaCAGGGTCGAACACCTGTAGAAAACCCTACATCCTAAGTACCTATTATGAtactcaggtatattaagAGGActggaccttcaattattgctaaatcagctaaaacgcagccacgctaatatgttttgtgtgtaaaaaattTCAGTTtagctacttatcttttttagttctaaaaacggcGGTCTAAAtgttccttttagctcttaattattagtgtagtaggtagctcttaccgtacagcgggtatattttgagggtataaatgttcgtgttTTCGCTGATCCAGAATCTACCGCGAACACATTTATACCCaagaatttaatatcgcatgcatgcatgctgtagaaaggctgctatccacgaaagtttatatacccactatatGGTGTTTGAACGCTATGACAAGGTAGTGGTGCATTGGTCAGACTAAGACTATAGGATCACAGCAGAGTCAGCAGAAATAAGCGTAAAATGTTATACAAATAAGGCACCTGACATGCACTCTGGGAGCCCTGGACCGTTATTTGGATCACAGCAGAGGGAGTGTTAAAAGAAGGACACCAAGCAGAGTAGGCTCCCAGTagccagcaaagaagcctggagtctcttCCCATGAAaacaaattattatgtatctacGTGGCTGTAATAGTTCCTCGAATTAAAGCCGCGTATGTTTAGCTAACTCTATGgacaacgtgcaagttcaagcttgctcgcttttattcaacaacaaagctttaacatcaaaatctgccactattaaaaccaATAACtggttgtgtgaaggctatccatctGTAAACGCaccgctatggcatccaggtgagcaggctcagaATCACAGACACAGACATAGACCAGTAGGCTACTATAATATGGGTGGCGGCCCACGCGTCTCGTTAATTGTAGACAACGGCACCCTATAACTTATTGCCACAAAATGACACGCACATAGGAAACTTGCAAGAATTCAAAAGTTTTAAGTTTTAAGCAGTATGGATACTCTTTGATAAGATAAATTCATAAAGCAAAAATCATCCAAAGCCTAAAAATGGCTCAGTATACTCGCCAATAGCACCCAAAAAACTTTTCACTTACCAATAGACGATGCAATGAGACTGGCGATTTCAGCATACACCAGCTCCTCTCTGAAGACGTCCAAGGCACTCTCAAACTTGTCCGGATGTACGTCCAGGTGAGCcatcacagctagcatcaactTGGATACCCTGAGAACTCTCGAGGCGGACGCATTTCCAACCATTTCCATTGTCTCGGTGGAAATTATCTGTCGACTGAAGAACTGAGCTCCCAACATAGGCAGGTCTGCTTCTTGTATGGATTTCACCAGTTTGTCATAGTGCTCACGGAAAGCCTTGGCTGCTGAGGTCTTGAAGTCTTGAGTGGCCATTGGGTTTTAATAGATAGAAAATCTACCGGTATCTAGTCAAATGATAAAGTAGAATGCTGCTTGTAGGTCTAGACTATCACAGTTTTGATTAATATATAAGCTGATCAGAGGACAAGCACTCTGACATGACATGaatgtgtagatctagtatatcATCATCTAAGTATACTCTTGTTTCCAGAATGAAAAGGTGCCCTGCTGGCTAGAAAAGAGCTTGTTAAAGTAGGTTCAAGGTTCAAGTATTTTAATAAAGACTACGTCATTATTAACTTTTTGGCTTTGTGTCCAGACTTACATACAGTGCTGCTATAGCTTCAtactcctcctcctcctcctccttctacatgtagatctataaagcGGTGTCTTACAAGTTAATGGTGGCTGGTACATGGTATGAAGAAAATAGTCTAGTGGCTACAAGTGCTGGTGGAATGAAGAATGGAATGGTGGCTACAAGTTCTGGTGTGAATTAGAATGGTGGCTGCATGATTGATCTTGAAATGAATTGAGTGTCATGACAAACTTTGGACAATAGAGCTAGTGctcatgtagcctcgattcccggccgcttgaacaaggccttgttcaagcggccgggaatcgaggctagtgctcatgatccttgccagtatctacagtacatgtatatggactTTTTAGCGTCAGATTTTCTAGAAAACTTTGACCCAGATAACTTATGTTCCTTTCCTTTGGTTTACCCATGCTCTAAATGTCGTCTATAGGCTCCTGAGTTTTGCTCTGTTTACCACTCTAATCACTCTATATCAGCTGCTCCAATATTGGAGTAAGTGTGTCAGCTATTTACCAATTTTTAAAGCCTACTCAATTTATTTTGTGCAAAGCTGTTTCACATGaaacattataataattataagcttataGCCAGTGCCACCAGTTTATATC
The Halichondria panicea chromosome 14, odHalPani1.1, whole genome shotgun sequence DNA segment above includes these coding regions:
- the LOC135347832 gene encoding protein NLRC3-like, with translation MATQDFKTSAAKAFREHYDKLVKSIQEADLPMLGAQFFSRQIISTETMEMVGNASASRVLRVSKLMLAVMAHLDVHPDKFESALDVFREELVYAEIASLIASSIGKYSTDSQSSSTVHMPPPTSTIGKYATYLRDVYLRSKLPTKGKWPPAPCKKIIKLATIEIEKDCFNLASCKLNRSESIDEYMQNNSMNPISMEDLLTEKDGSLPRAIIIQGVPGIGKSTFAWKFCRKWAKGKIYQQYDLVVLLRMRDTRVREATKLSNLFFSEDADFSKEVARSAVSSSGKGILILMEGIDELPASCLADGMPLSNLLQGESLPKVTIIVTSRPWAVQTLEEKCGEQISRQVEILGFTRDDILRYISHAFTEEEKTEFMEYLRSHPQLESIMHIPLNAAFVVQIYKQFHRSRQVIPSTLTQLYTALVEGLLLRYMKVHVNPDLNHVSVVYLSSLPEPVQTDFHQLCLLAFMSFTKLTVQVTFTNSEAALYECFDFLGLMQSSTELTINTGTTVTHSFLHFTIQEFLAAYHLSRQPSQVQELFLEVHSKDPQFSMLITFLVGLNNSVLHCLQLPDSDILYLSTFHLHLLYETQSPKNVCKFLGNETVSYCPALTSTSLDLHALVYCLRSSNCRWYLNISLQNLSSLFFNPDEFYQGHIWGLVIRDASVDNLKLFFSLPKHIFSIYRLIITACEPVGSVVQDILCDGRLTELKQFTITSNVSCNVASMFESLFPFHPNLVHIGIQTTVISSSDMVGLCKYLSSRSQSEFTLYFTQNIFENESLQLLISTVAFSKFLTHLELSFNNLSTEVVEMLSVALSTNSSLKTLGINNCSIDGEAAELLSNGLEENRTLLGLDLRCNPINMNGAAALASMLAVNTSLKMLCLSHNKQIGHVGALRLISALQDDNKTLETLSLPAEFEPIEYGSILMDDVRKSERIKFIEKISSKLNTIAHNFTSSDVWPYE